The genome window GAGACAGTCTGGGCCTGGGCGGGGCCCAGCCGCAGCGGTCCATATCGCTGCTGGACAGGGCGCTCGCGAGCTACCGCCAGCTGACGCACAAGCACCATCCCAAAATTGCCGAGCTTACCGCCAGGATCGCCGCAACGCCGGACGCCGGGGAAAAGGCCGGGCTGCAAACCCAACTGGACGCATGGATACGGGACTGGGAAGCCCTGAAGGCGGAAATCGGCAAAACGTATAAATACCAGCGGGACGGGGAAGCGTTGCGCTTCACGCTGCAAGACGAACTGGCCGCCCTGGAGGACGAGGCAAAGAACAATACGCAGCCTGAGTCTTCCATGGTCAAGACCTTCGCCCAGCTGACCGCCAACGGGTTTGACTCCCCGCAGGTAGCGAAAATAAAAGATAAAATCCGGCAGATCGACAAAGAGATAGCCGGCAACGCCGAGCAGCACAAAAAACTGGTGGCCATCGCCAACAAAGATCTGCTCCTGACCAGGAACGAGGTCATAGCGGAATTCAGCAAAATTTCGGGAATTCCCGCGACAAAGCTGGATGAAAACGAGATCGAGAACCTGATCAACCTCGAGAGCAACCTGTTATCCCGGATTTTCGGCCAGGATGACGCGGTGCGGCACGTGGCCAACTCGATCAAGGTCTCCAAGGTCGATACCATGGAGGAATCGGGCCCGGCTGTCTCCTACCTGTTCCTGGGGCCCTCCGGGGTGGGCAAGACGGAGATGGCCAAAGCCATCGCCCAATACGTATTGGGCGATGAAAAGGCGTTGGTCCGGTTCGACATGTCCGAATACATGGAAAAGCACGCTGTGGCCAAGCTCATCGGCGCGCCTCCGGGATACGAAGGGTTTGAGGCCGGGGGCATTCTGACCAATTCGGTCAGGAAAAAACCCGTGGGCGTCTATCTGTTCGATGAAAAGGGCGGCAATATCTGGGCCGTGAGAGGCTGCTACAACCAGAACTGCGACAGCGACTCGTCGCTCTATTACAGGATCAAGCCTTCCGTCTTCCACCATCTGTGGAGCCTCAGCCATAACGGCACCATCTTCCTGCCCGATACCATCGGCTCCAGCGTGCCGACAGGGCTGACGCGCTGCGAGGTGGATTCCTACGGCATCCGCACGAGGGTCTTGATGACGTTTCACGTCTATCCCAGCATTTTGAAGATAATGTGCGAGAATTACGGCGCGCCCGAAAAATGAAGGCGGGAAAATAGCGTAACAAAGCCGCACGGCAAAACAATCCCCTCGCCGTGGAGCGGTATTGCCCGGCGCGGGAGGGAGAGCGTTGCGGCGAAGACTTTTATCGCGCGTCGTGAGAGTTCCACAGCCTGATGGCCGCGCCTTCGCTGACCGACCAGCGCGTGGGGCCGTTGCCGCATTCGCAGACGACGCGGTACAGATCTTGCGTCCGGCCGAGGGGACGCGTGGTCTCAATCTTCACGGCAATTTTGCCGCACTTGATGCAAGGACGAATGGATATGGGGAAATTCTCTTTAGCCATTCGTTGATAATAAACTTAAGAGTCCGAATAGTCAAAAGGTTCGGCTCGTGGCGGAACGGCTTTACTCGGAGCGCATACGCGACGGGTTGAAGCATATTCTGCTGGCTCGGCGGAGCGTTATGACGTGTTGTAGGATGAGGCGTCCGCTGACCAGAGTAAGCAAATTTGTGGAGGACTGCTGATGGTTTACACTCGTCCCCAAAATACACGAAAACTTGATAAAACACAGAAAGTTTCACTAGTAAAGGAATACATAGCCCAGTACGAGCAGGCTTTACGCGAGCAAGGGGTTGAAGCTCTGAATTCGAAAATCCAGCGTGAGGTATTTGCGCCGATTTTGAATGATATTGGCGAAATTTTGTTATCTCAAGCAGGTAGCCTTTTGCGTGAGAATGAAGATGTAAAAACTTTTTTAAAAAACAATCCGTTGCCGCGCCATATGGCGGAGCTATTGCCTGAAGAATTCCGAGTGTTCTCCCTGTTACTGAACTCTTTAAAGCAGTGGGTTTCAGCGGAATCCGCCGCGACGGATAGATTTCTTTTGGGCGGTACTGCGCGACAGACGTGTCGAAAAGCTGTTACACATTGTATTATTACAGGCGAACCACTCGGTGATAGCGCTGAATTGCATCATCCAGTTCGAGATGGCAGGCCGCCTGTTCTTTTAAGCAAAAAAGGACACGAAATTGTCGAGCGGGCTGTGACGAGAGAGACTGCTGGAGAAGAGTTAGGCGGTGAGGATTTATCTGAGTCGCAAAACGAACTGTGGCAAGACCTACAGGTCATGCGTTCTCAGCGTAGTCAGTCCTGGGTTCAGTTGCGAGAAGGGTGTTTACACCTTCTTAATCCTGCGGAACCATGCAGACCTGGCGCAAAATCCTTTGCTAACGTGGTAATGCGTGATACTGGCAGAACCCCGACGGATGTCCTTAATCTTCTTGATTTGATGGGCAAATAGCCACTATGATATCATCCTCGAATCCGGCGAGACAACGCCGGAAAGAGAAATCCCTAAAGTCCGCTTATAGCGTGACTTTCGGGATTCATCCGAACTTGTCCGGATAGGCTGATTTATGAAGGATACAACTTCGAGCAAACCCTACCGAAGTAACCAAACATCTCAGTCGCTTCACCGGAATTGTAAAACGCTCTCAGCTTTTCGTTAAATTCTTCCGTCGTTTCTCTCAGGACGGTAATCGGGTAATAGCCCGCCGACAAAAGCACTCCGTTCATCATCAGTGAGGCGGTTCGCTTGTTGCAATCAAAGAAAAACTGCGTCCGGGACATGAAAAGGAAAGTGGCAATTGCCCGCTCTATGGGGTTTTCCATCTGTTCGCGTAAAAAAGAAAATCCTTTTTCAGCAAGCGAGGGAAGTTCATCCGCTGCCGGTGGGACGTACGACACCCCGTGAATGTGAACTTGCTGGCTCCTCAGTGTGCCCCATTCCAAGGCCTCTTCTTTACCGACAACAGCGTGAAGCTGCTTGGCGAAGTCCATATCAAGGCGAAAGGACACATTTTTTATGGAATCAATCAATTGGGTCGCTGCATCGCCGAAGCGTTTCACCTGGCTCAACTGGTCAATGCTGATGCCCCCCACGGCTTGCCCTTGGAGAATGGTTTCCGTCTGCGGCAGGGTGGAGGGGTTATTTTCAAAAACCCCCAAAGAGTTCCAGACAATCCCGGCCATGTTCTTTTTGAACATGAAAAGGGCCAAGTCCGGCCTGTTTTCATGCGGCACCGAGATGACTGTCGGCTCCCAGGAAAAGCCGAGAGATACTTCAAAAAGCCGTTTATCCATTGCAGGGTCCGATGAAAGCAGGGTTTCATTCCACTCAAGAACATTGAGTAGAAACGTTTAGTGTTTATCGTACTCAATTTCCTACGCAATAATTGTACAGGAATCAATGATGCCCGGCGGGCCTCCCTGAGCATGAAAAAGCCTCAAAACCTATGTCGTCAAAGGATTTGAGGCTTTAATAAATCCACCGTCAGACTAAAATTTGGTGGAGGCGGGGGGAATTGAACCCCCGTCCGAGAAGTTTTCACGCGGAACGTCTACAGGTTTATGCCGGGTATGCGTCTTTCCGGAAGGGTCGCCCCCGACAGGGCATCTTCCGGGCAGCCTGCCGTAAAGTCTCGCGCCCGTCGCGACAGACATCTCGGGACGCCAGCCTGTTTAAGTATGTCCGATCCGGTGGTTCCAACAGGCGAAGACCCATCCATCACGGCGCGGTCAATTAAGCCGCGTAAGCGTAGTCGTAATCGTTGCCAATTACTTGTGTGCCGCTTTTTACGAGGCCAGCGGCGCCTCGACCTGCAATTCCGGCTTCCACGTCCCCGTCGAAACCAGTGCGCCCCCAATTCGGATACCCGCTTGAGGTCCACAATACATAAGGCATTTTCCGTAAAATGCAAGGATAAAACCGCCGGACCCCGGCCGGAAGAATCACGGCCGGGGTCCGGATGCACTTGCCGGAGCTTCCTAACGGCGGAAATATTCCGCCAGTTCCTGCCCGAGCACGCGTTCCGTCGTACCGGCCTTGAACGCGCGGCAACAGCCGGGAGATACTTCGTCGATGAGCAGGGGGGCGCCGTTTTCATCCAGGCCCCATTCGATTTTGATGTCCCAGAGATCCAGCTTGCGGGCCGTGAACATATCCTTGATGGCGGCCATGACGGCCCGGTTCTTTTCCCAGAGCTCGTCCATGACCTTGCCGTCCACGATGCCCAGCGCCACCAGGGCGGAAGGCACGATGGGCGGATCGCCCGCGGCGTCGTCTTTCAGGGTTACTTCAAACACGGGGGAGGGCAGGCGCATGCCGTCCTTCACGCCGGGCACCATGGCATAGCGGCGCAGGAAGCTGCCCGTGCAGACCCAGCGCGCCACCCATTCAATGCCGGGGGTGAACATTTTCGCCTTGACCACATCCATGGAAAGCGACGGCAGATCAAAGGAGAGCATGTGCGTGCGCGCGATGTTCTTTTCGTTGATTTCCTTGAAGATGGCGGAGGTCATCAGAAGACAGGCTTCGCCCTGGCCGGGAATGGTTTCTTCCGCGAGATTGTTGCCGCCGGGATCGATCTCGCCGGCGTCATTTTTGGTGACCCTGTCCGTGAAAACGAGGTGGAACACGCCCGGTCCCTTCTCGTAAACATCCTTTGTTTTTCCCCGGTAAACAAGCTGCATATGAAAGTCTCCTTGCTGTAATGTCGAAGACTTTCTCTAAACCGGGCCTTGCCGGGATGCAAGCATTTTACCCGGAAGAAGGGGGGCGGCGGCGGGAAAGGCGCACGGCGAAACCCGGAACAGGCGTGGTATCCGTTCCGGGAAAAAAAACGTTTTTTACGTGCGCGAGAAGTAAAAGTGGCTCATATCCCCTTTCAGGCTCATCTGGTAAACCGAGTAGGAGGATTTGTCGGCCCCGGAAGCCGTGTACGCTTCCATGCCCGTGTGCCGGGTCATGACCTTGTTGATGTTGGTCAGGTCTCGCAGCACCTCCGATTGGGAGGCTATTTCCCCAAACGCCGTGGACAGGGCGGGATTTTCGGACAAAATGGCGTCCATGCGCTCTTTTTCCGGGTGCTCGCCCGCTACCGTCAGAGAATTGTTCCGGTCAAGCCGCAGGGTCATTTTTTGCGTCAGGTCGACGCCATTCTCGGAAAGCGTCGTATACAGCGTGTCTATGAAGCCTTCCTGCAGCTTTTCGACGTTGGCGGACAGGGTGTTCAAAACATTGTTCTCCGAGCCGGCTATTTCACTGAGAACCGCCTGGATGCGCGGGGCAAGCGACGACAGTTTCGCCTGGTCCGTCATCTCCTGCAGGGTTCCCGACCCCGGAGCCTTGCCGGCGGCGTCACCCCGTGCGTCCGGAGTGTACTTTTCGCCCGTACTGCCGACGGTTCCCGGCTGGTTCGCGTATATGGACGATATCGTCACGGGCCTCTCCTTTGTGAGCAGATTTTGCCTCTGCCACTCCCTTGCCTGGAACAGAGCAAGTTTGGTGCCAGTCGTTAAAAAGTATTATCGTAAATAATATTAGTGCTATAGGAAAAGAAGGGAGTGGGAAAAAATTGACTCCGGCATGCAAAAAAAGACGGCCGCATAAGCCGTCTTTTTTGCCGGTCCGGTAAAACAGGGGGCTCCAATACGGACATTGCGCGGGATAACGGCATTGGCGTGGCGACTGTCGAGCGCTATTACCACCAGATGATCGTCCATAAAAACAGCCATTTCCAGAACCGTGTCTGTCCTCGCGTTCTGGGTATCGATGAGCACCGGTTCACCCGGCGGCACGGTTTTGTGACCACGTTTTGCGATTTACAGAAAAGAAAGGTCATCGATATCGCCCTGGGCCGCGATCAGGGCCGGTTACGTGAGTTTTTGCTTTCGCTCAAAGGCCGGGAGCGGGTGAAGGTCGTTTGCATCGACATGAACTCGGCCTATCGCACCCTTGTCCGGCAATGGTTTCCGAACGCGATGATCGTGAGCGACCGGTTTCATGTCATCCGACTGGTGCAGCATCATTTTGCCAAGGTGTGCAAACTTGTGGACGAAGAGCACATTTCTTATGGCCGTGGCGGTTTGCTGCGCGTGCTGATGACCCGGCCGAAGGAAGCAATGGGTTGAGCAATAGTGGTCATGGTCAAAAGACTCCTTTGAACTGGTTGGGTGTTATGGCCTCCTCAAGCGAGGCCCGGTTAAATCTTTCTGCCGTTGTGGGCATTGCGTAACGTCTCGTTAGCGATTGGCTTCCCCCGCCCAATACCCTGCCTTCAATCCTTCAAGGTCCAGCAACGGCCGAGCATACTCGCTGAACCCTTTCGTCACCTCCGCATAGAGTATGTGCGGCAAGGTGTCCGGGGCATATCGACCGTATGTCATGGTGTCGTGGCTGTGCCCCAGGTGGCGGGCTGCACTCTTTTCCATGACGCGGTTCTGGTCGCACCAGCGGGAAAGGGTGTGCCGGAAGCTATGAAAGTTCTTTTGCGGCTCGTTCTTTTTGGGGGCAATGCCCACGGCCTTCCGGTATTTGTTGAACCATTTGGACAGTTGGTGCCCGAAATTATCTTCTTCCTTCCGCCTATACAGTTCAGGGAACAGACGGCCGTCGCCTTGTGGCAGTCTGCCCTTTGCCCGCGCCGCTTCCGCTTTTTTGAATATCCAGCCGACATAGTCGAGGAAGGCGAGGTCATCCGTCAGCACCGGGGACAGGGGCACATAGTGGCGGGAGGCCGCAGTCTTGAGCCGCTGATACTCTTTGCCCATGTTGATGAACAGACACAACGTTTCCTTTCCTTCACCGTGCGCCGCCGTCTTGGCTTCCACTATGGCTTGGGGAATGGAGACACCAGGAACGAAGACTCGGCGGTGGTCCCCCTGCCGGTTCACCAAGACAATATCGTCTGTGTGAAGCTGAGACAGTTCTTCAAGTCGTGCCCCGGTAAAGAGGCCGAGCAACGGAACCCAAAAGCGGGACGCCTTGCCCCCGGAATCAAGTTTTCCGTGCCGGGCGACACGATTTTGTTCCCGCGCCGTGGTTCCGACAAGAAAACTGTGGGCACTGAACAGACTTGTCACATCCTGGTCGGTGAACGGGTCTCGTTCCTCGTGCGGCTGCTTTTCTGCCTTGATTTGTAGGATTCGCGCTATGCGGGGGTTGGTGTGATACTCCGATGTGGCCGCCCAATTGAGAAAAGCCGTGGGCGACTGGAAGTAGGTCTTGATGGTGTTGACCTTGATTCTGTCTTCCGGGGGGACGCCTCCCGATTCCGCAAGGTGAATAAGGGCGGGAGTGCCCAAGTCCCGGTATGCTCTGCTTTTGCTTCTGTTGGCCGGGAGTTGAAGTATGATGGTCTTGTACCGCTTCAAGTGCGCCGCGCTCAGACGGGACACCGGCAGGCGGTCATCTGGGTCAACAATGGCTTGGAACAAGGCGAACTTCGCCCGCTCCATTCGTGCAACCTTGGGCTTCCACGAGCCGTCAAGGGACTTATCTCGGAACATTTCCTCTATCGCTTCGGAGAGCTTCTTACCGGAAGGTGGTGTTTCCGGCTCTGGTGCCGTGGCTGCCGAGGGCGTAACGGCTGCGGCGGTGGGCGGCTGTGTCTGGACCTTCACCCGCCGCTTCTCCCGGCGCTGTTCCTGCCGTTCTTCAAGTCGGATGATTGCGGCGTCGTGGGCCTCATATTCTCCCAATGCCGTTTGCGCACCTAGCTTTGCGTCAGTCATGCTCATTTTCAACATTTCGTTATATGCTCTGACGAACGGCATTGATGCTTTGGGTGGTGTTGCCAAGATGGCATCCGCATTTTCCGTTTCCGGGTCGGTGCTGACCCCGTTCCACCGTAAAAGCCGCTCTGTAGCCCGCGCCGTATACCAGTGTGCTTTCCCGCTGATTAAGGCAACCCGCAGTTCCTCTTCCATTTTACGGCAGTTCTCAGAAAGCCTACGCGCCCGTCCCATAACATCATCTTCGGGCAGAGCGGGGGTAGGGTCATTGGCGAGGTATTCTTCCACTTCGTCTAAGATGGCATCCGCCTCCGGGTCGTCCGGTATCGGTCCCAAGTTACGACGAAAGGCTTCTTCCCCGGCTTCGGTGGAAAGAATCTGCCGCCCCTTGAGCGCAAGTAAAAGTGTGGTCTCCGCTATGGTACGAATCTCATCATCTGTCAGGCTGCCGAGTGCCCGGCCTTGGAAAAGGGGTGTGTACCCATGTTCATATGCTGTTTCGCCTTGTGCCACTTGCATTTTATCTCCACTTACGGGCCGGGGTGTGGACCTCCCGGCGCTAAAGGTTTTTCCTTCGTAAGTGGTCCCTATTAGATTTCGTTGGGAGAGAGGGTATTTATCACGGGCCAAAACGACCTCACGAACAAAGGCGAAAACCTCAAGCGCCGCCGTGGCGAGTCTGAGCGCCCGGAGCTTTGCCTCCGAGGCATAGCAACGGCCAAGACTGCGGCGATACTCGGTTTTCCCCAGGCAGGGCTGTAGGTCCGCCGGGATGCGGATACGGAAGGCCGGGGAATTATGGTGGGTGAAGAGGTAGGGAACGCCCTTACCGGCAGAAGCGGCGACGGTGACGGCGGGGGAGGAAGGCGCTACGGCGGTGCCTAAAAACATGATTGCCCCTCAAAGAACCCCGCCGTTGTTCGGCTGTGTGGACCCAACTTGTGGACCCACGGGGTTGTTTGAGGGGCAGAGCACGTAAAACCAGGATAAGTGCCTGATTTTATTAACTTTGGTAGCAAGGGAGGGAATTGAACTCTCGACACCGCGGGTATGAACCGCGTGCTCTAACCATCTGAGCTACCTTGCCGTAAGCATTGACCGCGTACACGGTCAATGGAAGGGCTATTTACCCAAGACTCGAACTCTTGGCAAGGTTTTTTTCCAACTTTCTTGCAAGGCGCACCGCCTTGGTGTAAAACCCAATCCCCAACAGGAGATCAGCCATGCCCGTCATTATGCCGGAAGGCGAACTTCTGCGGCGCGCCGCAGCCTGGATTTGCAAGGAAAGAGAGGCTCGTCCCGGCAAATCGCTGTCGTCATGCATGGACGAAGCCGGCATGCGGTATAATTTGAGCCCCAAGGACCAGCAAATGCTGGCCGAACTGTTTGCTGAAAATAATGCTCATACTGCTCCGTGCGGCAAAGCCGCCGGGAGGACAGACTGAATATTTTGCGCGTCACGCTGGTACAGCGGTACATTATCAAGGAGCTCGCCCAGGGCTTTGTCTTGTGTTTCGTCTCGCTACTGACGCTCATCCTGATGGGGCGCGGGCTCCAGATGCGCAACCTTTTTCTGGGGCTCGATCTTTCCGCCCTGGATGCGGCGATGCTGTTCTTCTACATGATTCCCATGTTCATGCTGATCGTTGTGCCGTTTTCCTGCATGCTCACGGTATTTCTCTCCTTTTTGCGGATGAGCACGGACAGGGAGCTCGTGGCCCTGCGGGCGGGCGGGGTGAGCCTGTACCAGCTTCTTCCGGCGCCGCTTATTTTTTGCACCCTTTGCGCCGTGATGACGCTCTTTGTCTCCTTGTACGGCGTTTCCTGGGGTATGGACAATTTCCGCGCGACCATCGTGGATATCGCCAATAACCGCGCGCGCATCGTTGTCCAGCCGGGTGTGTTCAACCAGGACATCTTCGGGCTCACCCTCTTTGCCCGCCAGGTTGACCCGGACACCCAGGAAATGCGCAGCGTCATCTTTGAGGACAGGACGCAGGACAAGAAAAACCGCCTGACCATTCTGGCGGAGACCGGAACGATCAAGGCGGAGCCGAGCACCGGCAGCTTGCTCTTCACGTTGCATAACGGCCATATATACAGGGCGGACGGGGAGCAGTTCGGCATTCTCGGCTTTGACACGTACGAGATCCGGCTCGACCTCTCCAAAGTTTTTTCCGGCGCGGATATCGGTGAAATACGGCCCAAGGAAATGTCCTGGGATCAGCTGCGGCAGGCCTATCGCGAGCCGGACGTGTCCTCCCCGCGCTTTCAGTTGAAAGTGGCCGTGGAGTTGCAAAAACGCTGGGCCTTGCCCGTGTCCTGCATCGTTCTCGGGCTTTTTGCCATGCCGCTCGCCTGCATGTTCGAAGGAGTGCGGCGCCAGATGGGCGTGGTCCTTTCCCTGGTTACCTTCCTTATCTATTACAGCGTTTTTTCGCTGGGGATTTCCATCGGCGAATCCGGCAAGGTCGCCCCGGCCTTCGGTTTGTGGGTGCCGAACGCGCTGTTCGCGGTTCTCGGCATTCTGGGATTGTACCTGACCGTTCGTGAGCAGGTGCCCACTGTCCAGTCAATCCTGCTGCGCATTCCTTACCTCAGGCGGCGCGAGGAATTGCGGGTGCAGCAAGGGGACGGCCAATGAAGCTGTTGACGCGCTACCTTTTGCGGAACAATCTGTTTCTGCTGTTCGCCATCCTTTTGATAGGCACCGGGCTCTATGTGCTGACCGACCTTTTCGAGCGCCTGGATTATTTTTTGGACGCCTCGTTCAGCCTTTTCAACATCCTCTGGTTTTACGCCCTTAAAATCCCGTTCATCGTGGGGCAGATACTGCCCGCGGTTTTCCTGATCGCGGTCATCGTGCAGTTCAGCCTCATGGCCAAGGCGCGCGAGCTGGTCGCGTTGCAATCCGGCGGGGTTTCCCCCTTTTCCTTTCTGCGGTTTCTCCTGGTGTACGGGGTTCTCTGGGCCGTCCTGCAACTGGCGCTGGCGCAGGGGCTCGGCGTCGAGTGCGACAGGATCGCGACCAAAATCTGGCGGGAAGAGATAAAAGGCAAATCCGAGCATGACTTGGAAATGCGCGGCCTTTGGTTCGTTGACAAATCGTATATAGTCTATCTGGGCGTTGCCGACCCGATCGGCGGCAAGGGGACCGATTTTCTGGCGTATCAGTTGTCCGACGACAGCAAACAGATGCGCCAGATGATCCGGGCGGAATCCTTTTCCGTTGCCTCCAAAAGGGAATGGCGGCTGCACAACGCCACGGTCATTACACCGGAAAATTACGGCTACAAAGTGACGCCGGAGATGACCATACCGCTGCGGCAGGACCTGGCGGCGTTCGCGGCCATTGACCCGGACGTCAAACCCGCGCACCTGCCGGTATGGAGCCTTTACGAAGCCATCCGCAGCCTGGAGAAATCCGGGTCCAACGTTGAAGTCTTGCGGACGACGTTCCATTCCCGCTTCGCCTACGCGGCTTCGATCGTTGTCATGGGTATTCTGGGGCTGGCCATCGTGCTCTGGCGGAACAACGTGTATCTGGCCGTCGGGGTGGGGCTCGTGCTTACCTTTGTTTTTTACGCCGTCTCAACGCTCTGTATCAGCCTGGGCGAAAAAGGCGCGCTTGTCCCCGTGATTGCCGCGTGGTTTCCCGTGGGCCTGTTTTCCGTGCTGGGGCTGGCCGCTGTGTTCTGGCACATACGCCCGCGGTTGCGTTTGTCCTGAGGTTCCGGGCGCCGTCTAATCCGTGGCCATATCGCGCATGGCCTGCCATAGCGCGTCCAATCCCGTGCGGTCGAGGCTCGATGTAATGATGGGCGGCGCCGGGAGAAGGGCGGTCCAGTCTTTTTGCCGTTTCTGCCGTTCATTGCGGGTGCATTTGTCCGCTTTGGTCAGGATAGGAATACACCGCACGCCGTTGGCGGATGCGAAAGACAGCATGGCCAGGTCGGACTTTTGCGGCGGCAGGCGGCAATCAAGAAGAACGACCAGCCCGCGCAGCGCTTTCGCGGAAACAAGATATTGCTCAATGAGCGCCGCCCAGCGTTCCTGCTCGGTTTTGCTGCATTTGGCGTAGCCGTATCCGGGCAGGTCCACCAGAAAGAAGTTGTCGGGCTGCACGCGGTAATAGTTGACGCTGCGGGTTTTGCCGGGCGTGGAGCTGGTTTTGGCAAGCTGTTTTCTGCCCGCCAGCGCGTTGATGAGCGAGGATTTTCCCACATTGGAACGGCCTGCCAGCGCGATCTGCGGGGTATCGGCCCCCTGGAGCTGTTCCAGGGTGAAAGCCGTTGTTTCAAGTACCAAAGTGGGGTCCATACTGCCTCGCGTATCTTGACAATAACAATCATTGAAGGGAAAATATTTCGTTTTGACCCTCATAGCCCATACCCGCATAAAAGGAAAGCAATGGCAGCTCCCTATACAATCCTGGTGTTGAACGGGCCGAATCTCGGCGCCCTTGGCGTGCGCCAGCCGGAAATTTACGGAACGACCGGGATGGACGCCGTTCCCGCCCTTGTCGATACGATTCTCGGTCCTGTCGCAAAGTCTAGAGTAATTCTAGACTTCGACCA of uncultured delta proteobacterium contains these proteins:
- the engB gene encoding putative GTP-binding protein EngB (Evidence 3 : Function proposed based on presence of conserved amino acid motif, structural feature or limited homology), with amino-acid sequence MDPTLVLETTAFTLEQLQGADTPQIALAGRSNVGKSSLINALAGRKQLAKTSSTPGKTRSVNYYRVQPDNFFLVDLPGYGYAKCSKTEQERWAALIEQYLVSAKALRGLVVLLDCRLPPQKSDLAMLSFASANGVRCIPILTKADKCTRNERQKRQKDWTALLPAPPIITSSLDRTGLDALWQAMRDMATD
- a CDS encoding putative Permease (Evidence 3 : Function proposed based on presence of conserved amino acid motif, structural feature or limited homology), with the protein product MRQSRREDRLNILRVTLVQRYIIKELAQGFVLCFVSLLTLILMGRGLQMRNLFLGLDLSALDAAMLFFYMIPMFMLIVVPFSCMLTVFLSFLRMSTDRELVALRAGGVSLYQLLPAPLIFCTLCAVMTLFVSLYGVSWGMDNFRATIVDIANNRARIVVQPGVFNQDIFGLTLFARQVDPDTQEMRSVIFEDRTQDKKNRLTILAETGTIKAEPSTGSLLFTLHNGHIYRADGEQFGILGFDTYEIRLDLSKVFSGADIGEIRPKEMSWDQLRQAYREPDVSSPRFQLKVAVELQKRWALPVSCIVLGLFAMPLACMFEGVRRQMGVVLSLVTFLIYYSVFSLGISIGESGKVAPAFGLWVPNALFAVLGILGLYLTVREQVPTVQSILLRIPYLRRREELRVQQGDGQ
- a CDS encoding Permease YjgP/YjgQ family protein, yielding MKLLTRYLLRNNLFLLFAILLIGTGLYVLTDLFERLDYFLDASFSLFNILWFYALKIPFIVGQILPAVFLIAVIVQFSLMAKARELVALQSGGVSPFSFLRFLLVYGVLWAVLQLALAQGLGVECDRIATKIWREEIKGKSEHDLEMRGLWFVDKSYIVYLGVADPIGGKGTDFLAYQLSDDSKQMRQMIRAESFSVASKREWRLHNATVITPENYGYKVTPEMTIPLRQDLAAFAAIDPDVKPAHLPVWSLYEAIRSLEKSGSNVEVLRTTFHSRFAYAASIVVMGILGLAIVLWRNNVYLAVGVGLVLTFVFYAVSTLCISLGEKGALVPVIAAWFPVGLFSVLGLAAVFWHIRPRLRLS